The window ATAGGGCAGAGGGCATGAACATACTGAATTGAATAGACCTGGGAAACATCTAGGCTGGAAATTATTGAATTTGGCCATCACTGAATTTACCCCCTTTAAGGATTTAGGGTTTAGGCACTTTTTTTGAGAATTTGAGTTCTTTGATGGCACACCATATTAATCTAAATGTGACAATGCTTGGATGCCTCTGGTGTCTTTCTTGATAGGGTAGTTTGGTTACTTGTTTTATTCATCTTCTCCAAATATGGTAATCATTGTTATGGGTTTTTGACGAGTTGGGATTGGATTACTGGCAAATGGGGGTTGATGAGATTTGTTACACTAAGGTAGTGGGTTGATGGAATTTGAACATAATGGAGATTGTTGCTTGTAAAAAAAGGTTTGACCGGGAATATAATACCTATGAGTGTGATTTTAGATTTTGATCCTATGAACACCAAAGAATGTCAAATCAGTCAACAGTGCCGCAATGATAATGCAGCTCCTTTTGGTTCTCAATGGTTCTTTACTTTCTTTAAGAGAATGAAGTTTTCTTACTTTCTCTTAGAATGTTACAGCCTTCAAGAGCACGAGTCTTTTGATTACTAACTCACAATGTAGACAACACTAGAGAGTAAATTCATATGAATTTTACTTACTGGTTAGTGGTTACTACAGTACATTTGAATCTCCACAAAAGTTTTCTCAAACCAGACCTTTGTTAAGCAGTTGGGTTCTTCAGATGGTTGGCTTGAAATTGCCTTAGCAATTGAAGAGACTGATAATAGAGCTTGAGGTCAATGCCATCAACATTCCTACCCACACGTGCCTGCAAGACTGCCTGGAAAATAACAAGCAGGCTAGAGCTTATACCATTGCATTTACTTTCATGTGTTGTAACTTGTAACTGGATTTTTGTCTACTGCTTACCTCATTATCAGGTTGAATATGCAGTTCACCAATGAACTGGTACATGGATCCAACCCGAATGTTAAGCTCTCTGAGGAGTTTGGTATCGATCTTTAAGCTGTCATTTCCATCTACTACTGTGGCAATAGCTGTCTCAACAGAATACTCTTGTAACCTGCCAAAGAGACAATGGAGGTTAAGATTCCTAATGATATTGCAGAATCCATCTCATGAAATGATAATTTAATGGAGCAACAAACCAGCAACTCATTGTTTGAATCAGTTGACCTATTTACAATTAACATGTTTCTAATTATTTAGCTCAATCCAAGTCTAAGATGTGTGTATCGTTTGTTACAATTAGCATTAAGAAATGATAACTTCATGTAAGCATGAGCACATGGAGATATAGAAGATCATAGTTTGTTGGTACCAACCAAGATATTCCCCAGGTCAGAAATCAACATCATTGGAATAAAAAGTTAAAAGAAACTTTAAAATGTGTTTATGATATGAGCTAGAGTTCTTTAAACTTCTTTATAGTACACTACATGAGTTGATAGGGAATTGCATTACATATCACACACACAGCTACACCCTAATGGCCTAATCCATAAACTCATATTAGTTTTTGTTTGAAAGGGAACTCATATTAGTTAGCTCCTTTTATTTTTCTCTTGTTTCCTGCACCAGCAAAATTGTCATTCTATATGCATCAGTGGCTCCAGGAGACTTTTCCTCAAAAAAAAAAGAAAAAAAAAGTGGCTCCAGGAGACTCTAAATCTTTCAAAAGAATAAGATATACAAGTCTCAACATTTAGTCCAGACCTGCAAATTCCAAGTTTTCTTGATTGACACAATTACGAAAAGCTTCTAGAAAAGCATTTACCTCATCATGCAACCAACATAACCAAATCTATATAATGTTGCTCCAAACCTCTGTCAGTGCTACTGTTACAATCACTGGTGTGCTACCATTCCAGTTAAAGCTGCTGCTAACATCATCTACTCATTCAACCATACACCAGAGATATCATCCTACATTGCCATCAACTCAAGACACCACATTTACCCAGAGAATATTGTCTTGCCAGTATCTCATCAATATAATTCATCAAGTGCGTCCCTTATCTCCCAACACTACTGTCATGACTAGTATTTCACTAATAAAAAATCACCATAAAATTATCATTTGACTGATTTTACCGGTGCCTAGGCTAGGCAGGCAAAAACCATTACATTTCCAATGCTTTTATCATCAATTTCACCTCGAGTTCATCTTTAATCTTCCCTGTCACCTCCACGAGCTCTGTCAGCATTAAGGATGCATCAAATGCTCCTAAAACGAACACAGCCAGCCTTAATATAACCTATTTTACCTAATCTGACACTAGAAATACAATTTGGAGAACGACCTTTTAAGTTTAATCCTAGGAAAATGTCAGAACTGAAGGTCATAATACCAGGGAGGTTATTTATCATTGATGATTGAACATAAAGTTAAAAGACTAACACTATGAACATTGCTCTAAATTGAAAATACCACTTAACAATGGAAGAACAGAAGTCTTACTTTCCGGTCACTCTTAGTGAAGCCCCTTGCTTAAAGTGTGGTGAACATGGATGCAGTTCTTGCAATAAAACCAATGCCCCAGATTCCGTTGGAGATGATGCCATCAAGTACACTCCTAACCTTTATTCCAAATCTTTCCTGGAATTCAAGAAATGCCTGCAGTTGATAACCAAAATGTACTAGCATCAATGTGATGGTAGAATGTATTGCAAAAGATATGTCCTATGAAATCAAGGTCACACACCGGGATAGAGGCGTATTGCAATTGAAGTGCTAGTTACACACAAAGTTGATTAAGTTATTTGGATCAGCCAGATGACTCAAGGCAAGGATCAGCCACTTGAATTACAACCTTTAACGAAAACAACAACTAACAAAGAAAACAAAAATGGGGTTGTGGCAAATTCATACATTTTACTATTTAGACAACACATTAAACACAAATCATAACGCGTATATCTACACATTACATACCCACAACTTAGAGTTCAACAAAACTAAGAATCAATGTCCCAAAATGTCTAACTATTCTGACAAAGGGAGATATAAGAGTTCACTTGTTTGCCATTGAATGCACTTCACCTAGTTCAGAATCAACATAAGATTCAGTAATAGAATGATAGAAATTAGCAATGGGACAATACCCAAACACCAATATTCACAGAGCAGTAAAAAGATGGAAACTTTAACCACAGCAACTGATATATACCTTGATCTCTCCGAGTTTTGATCTGAAAGGAGGAAGCTTCCTCTCTCTAGGTGGAGGCTGAGTTCGAATGAAATGAAACACGGAGGAGAGACTTAGTTCTTGTTTATATGGGCCACCTCAGGCCGACGACTGTTAAGCTGGCTTAATATTGTCTTGTGGCCTTTTTGGGCTTAATTTCAATATTGTCTTGTGGCCTTTTAACCCCCATTTAAACATTCGGCGATGGTCCGGTATGGTTTTGGCAATGTTCGGTGATACTGTGGTGACATCCAACGAAGTCCTGTGATCAGTGGCCGGATTCCGGCAAGATTTCCGTCATAGTTTCATGTGGATTCTCTCTCTTCCACTTTCTCTCTCTATGTGACAAGAGTTACGTGAAGACGAAATAATCACAAAAAAAACTAAACAAAAACTTACTTGCGTATTATGAAACATTTAATAGTTAATACAGTAAGAATAATTATGTAAACGAGGACACTTTCTAAGAGTATTTGTTTATTAAGACAAAATAGAGATAAAGTAGTACTAAATGGACGTTTTCGCTTTTATATATCAATTTGTACATTTGTAGTAGGCCATTGAGCCTACGTAGTTCGGTTGGATTTTCATCTATACCACAAGTCCTCGCTTATACAATTCAATACATTTGCACGTACAAGTCACAACTACACTAGCGATGAAAATCCATTTGTATAAATAGATTGCACGATGATGTGGTAATATATGTGTGACAAATGAACTCGAAGTGTGAACATTTATATACTGTATACTCAAAGGCAAACTAAACTTGGGGATCACCTCAATTGCCTCAACCAGACAACCACCGGAGTAATTAGGGATGGGTGTTCTAACTGCTAGTGTTTATGGTGCAGAAGGGTGCCAAATAGGGCAGTCCAAGTGCCCATAACACTCTACTCCCTCTCTTGGTAGAGATGACAGCTCGAGCTTCAAGTAGTCTTAACTCTTAACTATTGGGCGGTGAGATAGGCATTTCACATATACTCATGGCCATGCCTACATTTAACAACCACTTTATATTAATAGGAAGGTTGACCCAATACTCCCATCACTGGTTAAGCTTCCTTATCAATTCTCATGTCCATTTCCCCCATATTGGGAATCCACCCTTAACATAAAAATTGGTTATTGGTTGGATTTGTCACTGCTGTAGCCATCCCAAAGCGATTGGGGTCATGTTCTGGTATTAGTTCTTGGTATTGAATGCTCCCACCAATCTCAACCAGAAACCATTAATTGTTGGATAAAAATGGGAGTAGTAGATCATGTTCTACACCATCTCTCTTTTCTTCTTCTTCTTCTTCTTCAAATTGGTTTGTTTCAGATTCAAAGCTCTCTAGCAAGCAATGGAAAACAAGCACCAAGTAAGTTAGTGCTTTATTCTCCAAAGCCCAAAAAGATTCAAACTTGAGGAGGCACTTTTTGCATGGGATTGGTATAATATTGCTTCTCCTAACCTCACTCAGTCAATTTCACACAAACCCCATTTCTGAACTCACATCTTTCATTCCATACCTTCCTTCTTAAAAACCATCTCAACCCAGAAAAGCTCTGAGATTTTTGAGTAGTAATGACAGAGGAGAGAAAACCTGCAGCAGAAAATGCTATGATGGAGATAGAGAGCAGCAAGCCCTCAGGAAATGGTCTTGTGGCTGGTGGGCTTAGTCCTCTGAGTGAGACTCTATGGAGGGAGAAGGCCAGTGTGGATATGGTAGGGGATGTGTCGGCAAGGTTGACGTGGAAGGATCTGACGGTGATGGTGACACTGAGCAATGGTGAAACTCAGACTGTTTTGGAGGGTTTAACTGGTTATGCAGAGCCTGGAAGCTTCACAGCTTTGATGGGACCTTCTGGTTCCGGCAAATCAACCTTGCTTGATGCTCTTTCCAGCCGTTTGGCTTCCAATGCCTTCCTTTCTGGCTCTGTCTTACTCAATGGCCGCAAAAGAAAGCTCTCTTTCGGCACAGCTGTGAGTCCATCTCTGTTTCTCCTCTGTTTTTTGCCTTGCACTTCCTCTGTTTTTGCTCTGTTTTTGATTGGTGTGTGTTCTTGTGTTGGATATTGGTTTAGGCATATGTGACCCAAGATGACAATTTGATTGGGACTCTGACTGTAAAAGAGACGATATCTTACTCAGCTAGGTTGAGGCTGCCGGATAAGATGGGCTGGTCGGAGAAGCGAGCACTGGTGGAGGGGACAATCATGGAGATGGGTCTGCAGGATTGCGCCGATACAGTAATCGGGAATTGGCATTTGCGTGGGATCAGTGGAGGAGAGAAGAGAAGGGTTAGCATTGCTGTTGAGATCTTGATGAGGCCTAGACTGCTCTTCCTTGATGAGCCAACCAGTGGACTTGATAGGTATATATTAGATCATTAGATCATGTTTTTTAATTATAGGATACGTAATATATTAGTATCTAGTTACTCTGTCTATATGCTGTTCTTCATAATTGATATGCTCTAAATGTTTTGTCTATGCGGTTCTTTCTAGGTTTGTAACTAGTATGCTTAGAATCGTAAGTATAACTTCCATTTCTGCAAAGAAAACAATGTGATTTTTGTTGTCATTATTTTAAAATTGGTTTCCAGTATGTACTGCATTGTTCTGTCATAGCCTTTTTAGTGTTAGTCTGCTAACAATCATTTGGACTTTACTTTGTGGCAGTGCTTCAGCATTTTTTGTAACACAGACACTGCGTGCCTTATCACGAGATGGAAGGACTGTGATAGCTTCCATTCACCAGCCAAGCAGTGAAGTCTTTGAACTATTTGATCAATTGTATTTGCTTTCTGGTGGCAAAACAGTTTACTTTGGTCAGGCTTCCGAGGCATATGAGGTAAGTATCAGTATTTACAATTAATTTGGTTTATGAAATCACGACTTATTTTAATGTGCTCTTAGTTACATTTTGATTGCTACATGTTTGCAGTTTTTTTCACAAGCTGGTTTTCCCTGCCCTGCTTTGAGGAACCCATCTGATCATTTTCTTAGATGTGTAAACTCTGACTTTGATAAAGTAAAGGCGACACTGAAAGGGTCTATGAAACTCAGGGTACGTACAAATATAACTTTTTCCTTCTCATCTTTCTGTTACACTTAGTTTTCACTTTTGATAAATTCGATATTGGTATCTTATCTACTACCAGTTTGAGGAAAGTGATGATCCTCTGGAAAAGATTACGACCTCTGAAGCTATAAGAGTTCTTGTTGATTCCTATCGTAGTTCGCAATACTCTTATGCAGCTACAGAAAAAGTTGCAGAGATATCCAAAGTTGTAAGTGTTCATGTGAACTGAGTGGGATTGGTGAACTGATACTTGTTAGTTACTATAAGGATTTGACGATTTTGTGATATGCTGCAGAAAGGGACCGTTTTAGACTCTGAAGGAAGTCAGGCTAGTTTTCAAATGCAGACCTTTACATTGACAAAGCGTTCATTTGTCAACATGTCAAGGGACTTTGGCTATTACTGGCTCAGGCTTGTCATTTACATTGTTGTTGTAGTTTGTATCGGAACCATCTATCTGAATATCGGAACTGGCTATGCTTCAATTCTGGTATGCATTTTTTGCTGAGCAAGTAAAATCATATCAACAATTGGAATCTGAAACTCATTCAGGTTTGTCAATTCTGTGACTGTAGGCAAGGGGTTCATGTGCATCTTTTGTTTTTGGTTTTGTCACTTTCATGTCAATTGGTGGGTTTCCTTCATTTGTAGAGGATATGAAGGTATGTCTCTTTAATCGAGACCTTATTTCTACTTGGATGTCATTGTAGGATATCATTTTTGACCGCCACATTAATGTTACCAGGTTTTCCAAAGAGAGAGGCTGAATGGTCACTATGGTGTCACTGCCTTTGTCCTCAGCAACACATTCTCTGCAATGCCATTCCTGATACTGATTACCTTTCTCGCTGGAACTGTCTGCTACTTCATGGTCGGACTCCATCCAGGCTTCGAGCATTACTTGTTCTTTGTGCTGTGCCTCTATGCATGTGTCACTGTAGTTGAGAGCCTGATGATGGCCATAGCCAGCGTTGTTCCTAATTTCCTCATGGGTATCATCATAGGGGCCGGAATTCAGGTTCATATCAGAATTATGATTTTGAAGCATAGTTGTTTCAAGTGTCAAACCATATTGATGAATGTGTGTGGTTTTCTTTACATTTCAGGGCATATTCATGCTAGTCTCTGGCTATTTCAGGCTACCAAATGACATCCCTAAGCCAGTGTGGCGTTATCCGATGTCATACATCAGCTTCCACTTCTGGGCTCTACAGGTAAAACAGCTGTTATTTATTAGAAATCACTTGCTGATAGAAGTGTTTCTAAGGAACTGAAACTAAAGCATGCATGTTTGAACCTCAGGGTCAATATCAGAATGACTTGGCTGGCTTACTCTTTGACAATGAGACACCAGATCAAATTAAGATACCAGGTGACTACATTCTAGAAGTTGTGTTCCAGATCAACACCAGCAGATCAAAATGGATAGACCTTGGTGTTATATTCAGCATGATTGTCGTCTACCGAGCCATCTTTTTCATCATGATCAAGTTCAGTGAGGATGTCTCACCTTGGATTCGAGGCTACATGGCGAGGAGAAGACTGCAACAGAAGAATGGCATCCAACACACGACAGTTGCCCCTGATGGTCTCTCACAGTCCCCTTCTTTGAGGAACTATGCAACTGGTAAAAGGTTGACGAGGTAGACGAGAACTTCTGGATACAATTCCACAAAGCATAAACACTTGCAATATAAACAATGTCACAAATGCTACAAGATAGAATTATGTACACATTTTAACACTGTTTTGTTATGTCATTCAATATCCGAATGCTTGATTTCTATGGATTTCCCAAAATTGTGATGGATGCATTAGGGACTAAGATAACATGCTTTCTCAATTGCAGATAATTAAGGAGTTAAACTTCCATATGAACAATTAAAAACAAATAAAAACAAACAGATGAAAAGAAATGCACCTGTACATTCTTTGCAACTATAAATTAGTCCTGTACAGTATATACATCATTGCCAACAAGACATGAATTTGGTCGGTATTTTTCTCAAATGTTGCAACTGTTGTCAATTGCTTTGTAAGGCTACATACAATTGTAAGTAAAAAACATATGGTGCCACTATTTATAATCATACCAGATGTCTCGTGCCTTCTCATGATATACAGAATTACATAAATACTTGAGGAGATGTATAAAATTCACTTTCGTTAAACACTGGTCTCAAATCTTCCTGGTTCATAAACTCTAAAGGAAAGGAAACAAGGAGTCCCCTTATCTGTTTCAATCTTTCCATTGGATCTGTTTCTTTGTACTGTCCGTTCTCCCACGATTCTAGCTTCTTAGGAGCTATTCCCAGATCAATTGTAGTTTGCCCAAGTTTCTCTTTCCAAAAAGCCATGGATTCTCTGAGAGCAGCCCTGTAGTTGATGGAGATATTAGAACTTTTAGAGTGCATAGAGCAAAGAAATAATAGTAGAAAACTTTGGTAGTATAATATTGTAGTGCATAGAGCAAAGAAATAATAGTAGAAAATTTTGGTAGTATAGTATTGTACCTTGAGTTTATAGAATCATTCGGAATACAAGAGAATACCTCTTGGTATATAATTGAATTTTCCTGCAGAATATTAGAGATAATTTAATCAGGTAAGAGAGCCTAGAAGAAAAGCAGAAAGCAAAATGTGAGAAACATGAACAGGTTGTAGATCTTGCAAGTTTCACCTTTGCAGTTGCTAGCCACAGATACTTGTATGTTGAGTCCGACACAGGATCACTGATTTGATTTATCTGCAGAATGAATAAAAACTCATGAAAGAGTGTTTACCTTTAAATGAGGAAGACATACATGAATAACAATTAGAACAATTTAAGTCGCAAAACTTATGTGTAAACAAGTAACCGTAAAATATCAATGATTATATCAAAGTTACCAACCTCTCCTGCATGAAGACCCAGGTGTTCAGACCACAGAGAGCACCTAAGACTATAAGAAAACTTTCCGGCCTTCCAAGGCTGTCCGGCCATGGATGATTCGAGAAACTCTTTATCTTCAATGACAACACCAATCTAAAACAAATATAATGAAGTACTTATAATCAATATGAAACAGTCACCAGGTTGTCCATTCATATCATTGAAATGATCCCACTCACACCATATGTTTCTTCTCTACAACATTTGCCATTACTTGTGAGGTCACATATAAAAACTAAGAACTACATGCTGAAAGCCTAATTTGAAGAAAAACCCAACCCATACCTCAGAGTCTCTTGATCCAAGTAAACTTCTGTCATTAATATTTGATGATCCAATCAAAGCAACACGGTCATCTACAATCATCACTTTACTGTGTACATATACCTGCATAACATTGAGGATACACGGTAACCATGTTAAAGTTCATGACTCCTACTAGAGTTTGCTTCATATTACCAAGATATGCAGCAATGCGAAAAAAAATACCTGACTTGTGGATAAAGGGCCACCTTCAGAAAGTTTTCCATATGTTCTCAGACCATAGAAAGAAATGTAGTCGTGTGTCTTAGCACCAAGCAAAACTTTAAGTTTATGAAGTATTGAGTACTTCTCCCAGCTAATGGTTCGATACTGCCAATGCATAATGGCTCTAACAGTTGCTGCACCATAATCATCCACGCCACCCTATTATGTGGACTCAAAAGTAAATGAAAAGGAAACACTGTTCGAAAAATTCAGTGAAAATTGCAAGCCTATGAATAAAAAAAACAGACCAACGATGGCTACCTGAAAGCCAGGCAAGAGTGGCATGACAACAATAACCCTAAAACACTTTTGTTCTTTGTGTGCTAGAACAATGCGCCTGTATAATACTTCCAGGATACGGTTCTGTATAATCTCATCCCCTGAAAACCCTGATATGAAAAATTGATTCTGGAAGCAACCAGCAATCAAGATAGAAAGATGCTCAGATTAGAACTCGAAAGCAGTACTCTGAACAGAATTTAGTCATACTTGAATCAGTTGAATCACTTTGTTGATAATCATGCACGCTACTCTTATATATAGTCCTATGTGAAAGATATATATATGGATATGTCTCAAACTCATTTGACAATATATCTTTGGACTACATCACTATCCCTAGCCCCATCCTTGTCTTAAAATAGTAGTCTCCACTTTTAACTATGCAGATCAAATTCTCCCCGAAAATGTATGATGATATCAAATTCCAGGCCAACTCAACTGACCAGAACATTGCACATTCTAAAGCTGTAGAAAACAAAAATGACCCTTTAAAAAATAAATTAGCAAGTAATCATACAACAATATTTCTTTATAAATGTATGCAGTCACCTATTTTTCTTAGAAGATATTCAGTTTCTAGACAAAATGTATGAGCGCAGGCACAAAGTCCCATACCCATACTTTGAAGCAAGAATGCATTGATAACGATTCATTCATCAAGAACATTGGTCTAACCTCAATATAAACAAAGTGTTCTGCCTTTTCGATGAGATAGCAATAAGCATTATGTATGCTTTCTTCAGTTTGGCTAGTTCCAGCGGACCACTGGCTCACACTTCGAATTACCTACACATCAAACTTTTATTAGAAGCCAGGTGATGAAATTTGAAGGGTGAAATAAAACGACTCCAGCGTAAAATATCATTACATACCTAGACAGCCAAATTCACTATATTAAGAAGGCATTACTAACCTGACATTTGCATGCAGCACGAGGACCTGTTTGTCCACCGTCATCAGTAGCAACAGCATGATCAGTTTCCTCTGAACTTTCTGACAATTCATTTGTAGTTGTCAAGCCAGATTGGACCACTGAGTTTATATTGGTTCCACTTTCAAGATCCATAGAATAAAGATCATCCATCATCTGTGTATCTGGTTCTAGAGCTTCAACTTTGGGATTCATGGAAGAGAAAAAAACACTACCAGATATCCCATTAGGCGGGTTAACAGGATAACAATGCGTGTGCTGGGCACTTAACTTTTGATCTACACCAGGAGGATCCAAACAGTCAGCTTCTTGAGGCAAAAGCAACGGGATATTTTGCAATGGTGACAGAGAGGAATATGAATTCTCTCTCTGGATCCCGTTCTGGTTCTCTTCCACTTTGCTTTTCTCAATGTCTATCTCTCTACTTTTTCCCATGTAATGAGGAATTACCATGTGGTGTTGTGGCATAAGTAGTGGAAGTGCTTGTTCATTTGGAGCTTTGTTTCTCTACAAAATGGATCATTTAGTTAACAAGCCTACTATAATATCGAAAATATGTGACCACAAGAATTTACCTTAGCATGATTCCACCTTTGAACAAAGTGTCTGGCAATGTCACGGCAAGGAGGTCCCCAAAGAGCACAGTGGACATCATGCCATGGCATACGCGGAACTTTTTCGCGCTCCAATTCATCTTTCATTACATCTTCCCATGAGTTTGGTTCAGATTCTCTATCCCAACCAAAAAGAAAAAAATTATTGCTTTGAAAGGGTATATAAAGGGGTCTGCATCCAAAAAGTCACTGGAGGAAATATTCTCTACCAAAACAACAGCAGATATAATATACCCTTTGTTCTAGCCTTTTAGGAAACTAAACTGTCAATGTCCATAGCAAATTAAAGAAGCATAAGGAAATACCTTGGGTTATAATAATCCTTCCCTGGCCATACAGAAGGAGGACAGTCACCTACTTTGTGTTCAACCGTGTCATAACGGCCAAAGCACAAATCTAATCCTCCAATGTAGCAAATCTGATAATCAACAATGACAAGTTTTTCATGGTGTGACCTGTACATTTTCATTAATAATTTGTGAGTCATTGACAAAGTAATTACATAAACCTTGTATGCTAAATTCAAGCTTGACATCAGTTCAATTTACGAAAAGGAATAGGTCAATGCAGTGCATACCATAAGTAAATTCCTGTGGGAAAACGGTCCGGATAGCGCATTACTCTAACGTTCTCATGAATCTTTGAAAGCTTCTTCTTACTGTATAAGCTGTTGATCTTTAAAGCAAGAGAAACCTCCTTGTAGAGAAGAATGTAAATCTGCAGATCAACAGAATTGTCAAACTCATCGTGTTCATTCACATAAAGAATAGATTTCATCCAGAATGTGAAATAAAATTTGTGTTTTTACCTGAACCCCTTGCTTAGCTTTTGTTTCTAGTAAAGCATCAAGCCTAGAAGAAGAGTTGCTACTGAAAGGACGTCTTAGATACAGTTCTGGGCAAAGCCACCAGCCAGTAATGAATATCTGGAAGCATAAAGTTGATGAGTGAGACCTATCACCAGTAGAAGTATCCATTAACTAGTGAAAAAAGGCAAGAGAAGAAACCTCTGAGTTTGCACCCTCAATAGAGGAAGCAATAGCTTCAAATGCTGCTTCACCATCTATGAACCACTGAGCTTGACTCCCATCATCAGTCAAACCTCTGGGAGGAGCAAAGGAACCGAAACGATGAGGATGACAACAACCTTCATGAGGCCTGAGGCCAGTATCATTAATTGCAGTAATCCAATCTTTAACTTTTGCTTTGCTAGTGGTTCT of the Fragaria vesca subsp. vesca linkage group LG6, FraVesHawaii_1.0, whole genome shotgun sequence genome contains:
- the LOC101297066 gene encoding CST complex subunit TEN1-like isoform 2; its protein translation is MASSPTESGALVLLQELHPCSPHFKQGASLRVTGKLQEYSVETAIATVVDGNDSLKIDTKLLRELNIRVGSMYQFIGELHIQPDNEAVLQARVGRNVDGIDLKLYYQSLQLLRQFQANHLKNPTA
- the LOC101297556 gene encoding ABC transporter G family member 11-like, with product MTEERKPAAENAMMEIESSKPSGNGLVAGGLSPLSETLWREKASVDMVGDVSARLTWKDLTVMVTLSNGETQTVLEGLTGYAEPGSFTALMGPSGSGKSTLLDALSSRLASNAFLSGSVLLNGRKRKLSFGTAAYVTQDDNLIGTLTVKETISYSARLRLPDKMGWSEKRALVEGTIMEMGLQDCADTVIGNWHLRGISGGEKRRVSIAVEILMRPRLLFLDEPTSGLDSASAFFVTQTLRALSRDGRTVIASIHQPSSEVFELFDQLYLLSGGKTVYFGQASEAYEFFSQAGFPCPALRNPSDHFLRCVNSDFDKVKATLKGSMKLRFEESDDPLEKITTSEAIRVLVDSYRSSQYSYAATEKVAEISKVKGTVLDSEGSQASFQMQTFTLTKRSFVNMSRDFGYYWLRLVIYIVVVVCIGTIYLNIGTGYASILARGSCASFVFGFVTFMSIGGFPSFVEDMKVFQRERLNGHYGVTAFVLSNTFSAMPFLILITFLAGTVCYFMVGLHPGFEHYLFFVLCLYACVTVVESLMMAIASVVPNFLMGIIIGAGIQGIFMLVSGYFRLPNDIPKPVWRYPMSYISFHFWALQGQYQNDLAGLLFDNETPDQIKIPGDYILEVVFQINTSRSKWIDLGVIFSMIVVYRAIFFIMIKFSEDVSPWIRGYMARRRLQQKNGIQHTTVAPDGLSQSPSLRNYATGKRLTR
- the LOC101297849 gene encoding phospholipase D p1-like, with the protein product MSSEKLIPNGAVHSDSFRQCGETAPIFAELPVATIVSVSRPDTGDISPMLLSYTIEFQYKQFKWRLLKKASQVLYLHFALKKRAIIEEFHEKQEQVKEWLHSLGIADQTAVVQDDDEPDDGAVPLHHDDSVRNRYVPSRAAFPIIRPALGGQQCISDRAKVVMLGYLNHFLGNMDLVNSREVCKFLEVSRLSFLQEYGPKLKEGYVMVKHLPKFSGANSDVASCAGFCLGCCSNNWQKVWAVLKPGFLALLDDPFDTELLDIIIFNAPPPLNGNGQCENYLASQIKERNPLRYTFRVASGNQNLRLRTTSKAKVKDWITAINDTGLRPHEGCCHPHRFGSFAPPRGLTDDGSQAQWFIDGEAAFEAIASSIEGANSEIFITGWWLCPELYLRRPFSSNSSSRLDALLETKAKQGVQIYILLYKEVSLALKINSLYSKKKLSKIHENVRVMRYPDRFPTGIYLWSHHEKLVIVDYQICYIGGLDLCFGRYDTVEHKVGDCPPSVWPGKDYYNPRESEPNSWEDVMKDELEREKVPRMPWHDVHCALWGPPCRDIARHFVQRWNHAKRNKAPNEQALPLLMPQHHMVIPHYMGKSREIDIEKSKVEENQNGIQRENSYSSLSPLQNIPLLLPQEADCLDPPGVDQKLSAQHTHCYPVNPPNGISGSVFFSSMNPKVEALEPDTQMMDDLYSMDLESGTNINSVVQSGLTTTNELSESSEETDHAVATDDGGQTGPRAACKCQVIRSVSQWSAGTSQTEESIHNAYCYLIEKAEHFVYIENQFFISGFSGDEIIQNRILEVLYRRIVLAHKEQKCFRVIVVMPLLPGFQGGVDDYGAATVRAIMHWQYRTISWEKYSILHKLKVLLGAKTHDYISFYGLRTYGKLSEGGPLSTSQVYVHSKVMIVDDRVALIGSSNINDRSLLGSRDSEIGVVIEDKEFLESSMAGQPWKAGKFSYSLRCSLWSEHLGLHAGEINQISDPVSDSTYKYLWLATAKENSIIYQEVFSCIPNDSINSRAALRESMAFWKEKLGQTTIDLGIAPKKLESWENGQYKETDPMERLKQIRGLLVSFPLEFMNQEDLRPVFNESEFYTSPQVFM